Proteins encoded in a region of the Cupriavidus pauculus genome:
- a CDS encoding response regulator transcription factor codes for MSTMVIESHPLVRLGMQRMLERMPGVGAVRSLEPSAVMGLRESPEEALVLFGMSEDATDNWYLLRRLHQAMPNARILLLSDNMWLRVPSSLQTCGVVEHLPKSASIERMEAAIRNILEDDYMPLPMPGRHAWEAVQHQ; via the coding sequence ATGTCGACGATGGTCATCGAATCGCATCCGCTCGTGCGCCTTGGCATGCAACGCATGCTCGAACGCATGCCGGGTGTGGGCGCCGTGCGCAGCCTGGAGCCCAGCGCCGTGATGGGCCTGCGGGAGAGCCCCGAGGAAGCGCTGGTCCTCTTCGGCATGTCCGAGGATGCGACCGACAACTGGTATCTGCTGCGACGCCTGCATCAGGCGATGCCGAACGCGCGCATCCTGCTGCTGTCGGACAACATGTGGCTGCGCGTGCCGTCGTCGCTGCAGACCTGCGGCGTGGTGGAACACCTGCCGAAGTCCGCGTCCATCGAGCGCATGGAAGCCGCCATCCGCAACATCCTGGAAGACGACTACATGCCGCTGCCGATGCCGGGCCGCCACGCATGGGAGGCCGTGCAGCACCAGTGA
- a CDS encoding DUF1120 domain-containing protein: MRGPRRIARAAAVIAAAVSCLAPIGAHAAGSADLTVTGVIRPAACSTALSGGAIADFGTISARALSATAATVLPAQIVTLTITCNTATKVGITTTDNRAGTVNEAAGTALISTPGYTFGVGAIGGKTIGAYSLMLGSNAGVQATADGASVTAVYSQDGGKQWISSLLGPAQPGVRLHAWAPSSSSPPAAYKVITQPIKVTLALGKTGDLPPLDQEVQIDGLATISLSYL, from the coding sequence TTGCGCGGCCCTCGCCGGATCGCGCGCGCCGCGGCTGTCATCGCCGCCGCGGTGTCTTGCCTCGCCCCCATCGGCGCGCACGCAGCCGGTTCCGCCGACCTCACCGTAACCGGCGTCATCCGTCCCGCTGCCTGCAGTACCGCCCTGTCCGGCGGTGCCATCGCGGATTTCGGCACCATCTCCGCGCGCGCACTGAGCGCGACCGCGGCCACGGTGCTTCCCGCGCAGATCGTGACGCTGACCATCACCTGCAACACGGCCACGAAGGTCGGCATCACCACCACCGACAACCGCGCCGGCACCGTCAACGAGGCCGCGGGCACCGCGCTGATTTCCACGCCGGGGTACACGTTCGGGGTCGGCGCGATCGGCGGCAAGACCATCGGCGCCTATTCGCTGATGCTCGGCTCCAATGCCGGCGTGCAGGCCACGGCCGATGGCGCCAGCGTGACGGCCGTCTATTCGCAGGATGGCGGCAAGCAATGGATCAGCTCGCTGCTGGGGCCCGCGCAACCGGGCGTGCGGCTGCACGCATGGGCGCCGTCGAGCTCCAGTCCCCCGGCCGCGTACAAGGTCATCACGCAACCGATCAAGGTCACGCTCGCACTGGGCAAGACCGGCGATCTGCCGCCGCTCGATCAGGAAGTGCAGATCGACGGCCTGGCCACGATCTCGCTCAGTTATCTGTAA